The sequence below is a genomic window from Oscillospiraceae bacterium.
AGGAACACTGAAAATAAAATGTTAGCCCCGATTAGGTTGCCTTTTTGAGGGGGATGAAGTAAGAATGCCTGAAAACACCAGTGGTGTTTTCAGGCATTCTTACTCCCTAATAGATAGTATCAATAATTTAGGGCAGATTAGTATGTAGACGCTTGAGTGAATGAAGTTAGCCGGCAATGGATGCGTTTGAGAACTAGTATCTGGAAAGCTGCCCACCACACGAACGCGGTGTTCGGTCTTCTATTGGGTAGCTTCTTGTCCCCCCCTGGGCATGGCTCACTTTGAGCATCTTAGTTACCGGTTTGACCTTGGAGCACAGCACTACAGAACTACAAATCGCGGGTGACACCTTCGTGGGCAAGCTCGATTAACTCAATCGCATTCTCGGCGTTGGCGACATTAAAATCGGGAGCAACAAATTTAGTGGGCCATGCAGATTCTAACGTCCATTTGGCTACTTCCGTGCCCGCATCATCGACCAATGAGATGGTTAAATTCTTACGGATAATCTGTCCGCTTTCTATTTCTTTGAACCAGTTGTAGAAATCCGAAGAGGAAGTTATGCCCCACTTTAGGGTCACATTCCCGTATCGGTTAAGGCCGGACGGTTGGCCGTCAGTTCTGCCAACACCGCCAACAGGTGCATAGCCTGCGCGGTATTCAATTGGGTCGGACGTTACATCTGGCGCGGTTATTTCTTGAAAACCGCCAATGCTCCGACCGTCCACCTGGACGCTGTAGTTATATTTTTTGAATGGATAGACCATAGCCATTTCAACGCGCTCCTTTCCTGTCCCCGTTTCTACCAATGATCATTATACGGTATATATGAGGGCGATGCAATCATGCCAAGAAAAGGCCCCTATATTGTCTGCTGAATAAATCGTAGAGCGGCCCACCCGCGCTCACAGCGCGTCCAGCTTCTCCACATACTCCTCCTCCGTAAGCCCGTCCTTTTCAAACTCCGCACGAAGCTCCTGGGCACGGACCACCTGGCGGTTCCACTCGTCGGTGGAGAGCTTGCCGCGCTGTTTCCTGGCCTTCAGGCGGTTATAGATGCGGCTGTACTCTCTCCGGGCTGCCTTTTTATTTTCCGATTTCTCCTTTTCGTGGGCGCCCACGTCCCGGCAGGTCTTGCCGCCCATGCCGGGGACCCTGCGGTCGCAGTATAGGGTGTTGTAAGCGCCGACGGCCAGGAACCGGCGGTGGCAGTGCCGGCAACGTCGGGGAAGATTGCCCGCCGCCATGCCCTTGCAGAGATCCAGGTACAGAAAGCTGACCAAACTCTAGAAGGGGATCTGCTCGGCCAGTACCAGCTCCCCCGTCCCCGGATCCATGCTTGGAACAAAGGACAGGTTTACAGGGTAGTCAAAGCGCACGGAATCCAGGTCCACGGTAAAATCCTCTTCTCCGTTTTCTTCCTCAAAAGAAAACGCCCCGAGGATGTCCCGCCGGTAGGCTGAAAACGCATCTGCGTATGCCTCCCGTCTGCGGGAGGGGAGATCCTCGAAATACGATTCCAGCATTCACTCCGTGTTGCGGACAAAGGCCTCAAGCTCATCTGGCAGCGACGTGAGCTTATTGATCCACTGCACGTAAGCCGCGTTCCGAGAGGTTCCCGGCGTGAGCATGTCGTCCGTCTCGTCCGGGTGCTCCTGTAGATAGGGAAGCAGCGCTTCGGCTCTGTAGTCGTCCGCCAGGAGCTGGAAAAACACTGGTAGCTTCCTAAGCGCCCGCCAGAGCTCCTTGAGGGACTGAAGTGCCACCGCCGCGCTGGACGAGCTTCTGGCGGCGAGAAACACCTGAAATTCCTCCTTGAACTGCGCTGCCGTCCTGCGGATATCCCATGTCTGGGAGCCGACCGTTTCCAGCGCCGCCGCCGCATAGAAGCCCAGGGGATGATGCACCCCGCCGACGATGCTGTCCTTCAGCGTGAAGGCGGCGGAGAAGTAGTCCACCGCGTCGTGATTCATATAATACATGGTTGCCCTCCCGCACCCGATGGAATTATTGAGATTTACCTGACATGCCCCGGAGCCATTATAAACGGCTCCGGGGCATGTTACATTTTGCCTACACCTAATAATAAAATTTAAATCGGGTGCACAATGGGGTGCGCGCCCTGAAACGGAAGACCGAAACTCTTTGGAAGGAGATACCATTTGAAACAAGACGAAACGCGGCTGCGGACCGTGGACGGCGAGATGCTGATGAGCCAGCCGCTCCGGCCCTTGAATTATGTGGTGGACGGCGCTCTCCCAGGGGCTGCACATCCTGGCGGGCTCGCCCAAGGTGGGCAAGTCCTGGCTGGCCCTGTGGCTGGCGGTGACGGCGGCGAAGGGGGACGCGGTCTGGGGGATGCCCACCAAGCGGGGGACGACGCTGTACCTCTGACTGGAAGATTCCACCCTCCGCATTCAAAACCGGATCTTCGAGATCACCGAGGACGCGCCGGCCAATGTCCACTTCTGCACGGAGAGCTTGATCCTGGGCCAAGGCTTGGAGGAACAGCTCAAGGCCTTCCTGGCCGAGCACCCGGACACGGTGCTGGTCATCATCGACACGCTAAAAATGGTCCGGGGCATCCGCTACGACAACGCCTACGCCAATGACTACCGGGACCTCTCCGCCCTCAAGCGCATCGCTGATGGACACGGGCTGGCCCTCCTGCTCATCCACCACCTGCGGAAGGAGCCGGCGGACGATGTGTTCAGCCGCATCTCCGGCACGGCGGCCATGGGCGGCGCGGTGGATTCCAGCTTCACCCTGGTGGAGGACAAGCGGGGCAGCGGCAAGGCGAAGCTCTCCTGTGTGGGGCGGAACATCGAGTACCGGGAATTGGAGCTCGCCCGCAACGGCGACAACGTGTGGGAGCTGGTCTCGGACAGCCGGGAGCAGCCGGAGCACTGGGGCGACCGCGTCATTTTCCTCCTCTCCGCGCTGATGGAGGGACGAGCGGAATTCATCGGCACTCCCACCGAGCTGACGGCCCTCATCGACCCTGCCGGGACGGAGGGCGTCACCAGCAAGACAGTCTCCCGCAGGATACTACAAAATATTGAGAGACTATCCGAATGCGTATTAAACTCGCATTACGGGCGTATTAACTACGCATATAATACACATTAATGTAAATACAATATATAGAATATAAAGATTGACAAATACTATATATTGTGGTAATATACATCTGTAATTAATTTTTGTGCGTCGTCCCTTTGGGGATCGCGAACCTCGGTTTGCATTGCACACGTTGTTAGGTTTGTACGTTGTGATGGAGTCAGTCTGCCCTTAAGGGCCTGATTTCTGAGTGTCCCTTGTGGACTGCCCTTCGCGGGCATGGGGCAATTCCGAAAGGGTTGCGTTTAGAATTACTTGGTTGGATAGGCGTAGTGTGCCTATTTGACAAAATGGAACTAAATATTGTTGGCCCAAGGCCGCAAAACAGTTGGAATGACTTGTTTTGCGGCCTTTTTGCGTGCATTTAAAGAAAAAAGCTCTCACTATGGCCGGAAGCCAACCGGCCTGGGGTAATAAAAGGAACAAAGCACTATGTCAGCACGCAGCAACGCCGCCCGGTTATGGCAAAGAGGCCGGGATAAGCGGTTAAGTCATGTCTTTGCGGGAAAGCGGCGGCAACGCTTTCCGAACCGGCCTTTGAGACGGGGCCGGCCGCGTACGTCCATTTTGGTTTGCCGACCGTCTCCGGCAGCCGCACAGCGCCCGCGTATGCAGCCGGGTTTCCCCGGTTAGGCGCTATCCGCGCGGAGTGATGCTCCGGGGCTTTGGAAAGCCAATGCGGTATTTTACTGAACACACAACAACTGAATCATTCCGGCTGGACGTGACAGAGACAGAGGCAAATTTGCTTCACCAAGTCCTTTGAAATCAAGGCCTCTTGAATCTTTTCAGCCGGAAATACGTCGGAAACGGCTCCATTTGCCAGCGGGACAATTGCGCCCTTTGATATATGGGCGCGGAAAGGAAACGTATGTCAAACAATCTCTATCAAAATCTTCTTGCCCAGGCTGAAAAGCTGCGCCGGCACAACCGGCAGGGCAGTTATAAGACCAAGGAGCGGTATTTTCAGGCATATCAGCGGTTTCTGCGCTATCTGGCAGATGCATACCGGCTGGAGAAAATCGCAAACGTCTCCGGAAAGCACCTGTCCACCTATGTGGCGCGGATGCAGGAGCGGGGGCTGTCCGCCTCCACCATCAAGACCGACCTGGCGGCCATCCGATTTTGGCACGACCAGATACCGGGCGCCAGATACACCCTGCCCTCAAATAGCGAATACAGTCTAGAGTACCGCAGATTCGGCGGTGTGGACCGTACCTGGACTCCAGCGGAGTTCCACAAAATGCTGGATGAGTGCAGGAACACCCATCGGGAGGACTACGGGACCTGCCTCATGATCGCCCGGTATGCCGGACTGCGCCTGCACGAGGTCATGCGTATCGACACGGCGATCGCCAGGGCCGCGCTGAAAGATGGGTTTCTCACCATCAAGGGCAAGGGCGGAAAGGTCAGGGAGGTTCCGCTTGACGAGGAAGTCCGCATGGTATTAGCAAACTATCTGGTGGGCGCCAAGCCGGGGTGCAAGCTGTTTGTGCCGGACGGCAAACAGACCCACGTCGCCATCACCGAGCTGCAAAATTTTATCAGGACACACCGGGAACAGGTGCAGGGGAACACGGCGAAAAGTCCGCTGACTTTTCATGGACTTCGGCACACCTGTGCCGCCGAGTGGTACCGGGCGTTAATCGCCGATGGAAAATCCGCGTATGATGCCCGATTGCAGTTGTCCAAGTGGCTGGGGCACGAACGGGACGACGTAACGCGAATCTATCTCGCCTCTGAGGCGGAATAGAACCCCTTAAATTGGTAAAAATGATAACAAAGGGAGGGCGAAGGCTTTGGAAATAAACGTGGACAACGAGCGGAAGCTTGTGGAGCTGTGGCTCTCCCACGACGAGCAAAACGACCCCGCATTTTTGGAGGCCCTGAAGCCGCGGTATAGGGAATATGCAGCTAAAAAGTACCTTGTGGCGGTATACCATTCCGGCAAGCGCGATCTGTATGAGGCCACCGCCGAGTTGTTGTGCTATAACCGCAAGCGGGCGGCCCAACTGGAGGTTGCGCGGGAGAAGCGTCAGGGGACAGCCACGGCAGGATAAGAGAGACACACGGGATTCCTTACAAAAGGAATCCCGTGTGTCTCAACTACTACCTGGGGGCAAAAGTGACGCGGGTTTAGGTTGCTATTACGCCACTGATGTAGTACAATGTTATCTATATAAAAGCGACGGTGGTGACTGATATTGATAGAGAGGTTTGACATCGCGGGCTACGCCCGCATCTCGGTAGACGAGGAGCTGGACCGGGACAACGTGTCCATCGAGAACCAGAAGGCCATCATCTCCGACTTCGTAAAGCAGAAATTCCCCGGTTCCACCCTCACCTTCTACGAGGACCGGGACCGCTCGGGCTACACCTTCGAACAGCGGGAGGGCTACCAGAAGATGCGCCGGGGGCTGATGGGGCATGAATACGACATCCTGGTCGTGAAGGACTTTTCCCGCTTCTCCCGCCGGAACTCCCGGGGGTTGGTGGAACTGGAGGACCTGCGGGACGCGGGGGTGCGGATCATCTCCATCGGAGACAACATCGACTTCCCCAACGACGACGACTGGCTGAAAATCCAGTTCCAGTTCCTCATCAACGAAATGCCCGTCACCGACACCAGCAAAAAGGTGAAATCCGTCATCAAGCGCCGCCAGCAGGACGCGAAGTGGATTTGTGCCGCGCCCTACGGGTACATCGTCAACAAACAGCAGCAGTTTGAGGTCGTACCCACCGAGGCCGACATAGTGCGGCAGATTTTTACCCTCTACAACGGCGGCTGGGGCTACAAGAAGATTGCCAATTACCTCACCGACCAGGGCATCCCCACCCCCCGCATGGCCGAGCGGGAGCGGAAGGAGGCCGAGGGCGGGGAGTACCGCCGGGAGGTCAAGCCCGTGTGGGCCATCGTCACGGTGCAGGGCATTCTGGACAACGATTTTTACATCGGCACCCTGCGCCAGGGGAAGTACACCCGGAAGAAGATCAACGGCAAAGAGCAAAAGCGGGACGAGAGCGATCACCTGGTGTTTGAAAACCACCACCAGGCCATCATCGACTACCGCACCTTCGCCACCACCAAGGCCCTGCGGGAGAAGCGCGCCACAAGCTGCTACCGGGGCGTGAAGATCAACGACAACGTGTACTCCGGCTTCCTGTTCTGCGGCGACTGCGGCAGTCCCATGTTCGCCATGAGCCGGTCGGACTTGAAGGACGCGTACCGCTGCGGCGAATACCACAAGCGGGGCCTCAAGGGCTGCACCAGCCACCACATCCGGGTGGACAGGCTGGACGAGGTGGTGAAGACCTACGTGCGCAAGGTGAAGGAGAACTCGGCGGACATGCTGGAACGCCTGAATGCTGACCTTGCCCGGGAGCGGGAGGACGTGGCCGAGACCGAGCAGAGCGCGGCCAATCTGGAGGCGGTGCTCGCCGACCTCCAGGAAGAGCTGAAGGCCACCAAGCGCCAGCGTATCCGGGACGTCATGAAGCACCCGGAAAACGAGGAGATGCTGGAGGAGACCTACGACGAGCTGGAATCCGACCTCCTGCGCCGGATCGAGGGCCTGCAAAACCAGATCGCCATGACGGAGGACAAGCGCAGCACCATCATCCGGGTGAACCGGGCGGCGAAGACAGCCATGGAGGTATTCGACGACATCCTCCAAAAGCCCAAGCTGGAGCGCAACGACCTGGAGCTTATTATCGAGCGGATGAACATCTTTGAGGATCATATTGAAATTCAGTTGAAGGCGGATGTGGATTCCATTCTGCGCAGTGGAACTCTTCCGGA
It includes:
- a CDS encoding phage tail protein, yielding MAMVYPFKKYNYSVQVDGRSIGGFQEITAPDVTSDPIEYRAGYAPVGGVGRTDGQPSGLNRYGNVTLKWGITSSSDFYNWFKEIESGQIIRKNLTISLVDDAGTEVAKWTLESAWPTKFVAPDFNVANAENAIELIELAHEGVTRDL
- a CDS encoding integrase is translated as MSNNLYQNLLAQAEKLRRHNRQGSYKTKERYFQAYQRFLRYLADAYRLEKIANVSGKHLSTYVARMQERGLSASTIKTDLAAIRFWHDQIPGARYTLPSNSEYSLEYRRFGGVDRTWTPAEFHKMLDECRNTHREDYGTCLMIARYAGLRLHEVMRIDTAIARAALKDGFLTIKGKGGKVREVPLDEEVRMVLANYLVGAKPGCKLFVPDGKQTHVAITELQNFIRTHREQVQGNTAKSPLTFHGLRHTCAAEWYRALIADGKSAYDARLQLSKWLGHERDDVTRIYLASEAE